A single window of Myxocyprinus asiaticus isolate MX2 ecotype Aquarium Trade chromosome 34, UBuf_Myxa_2, whole genome shotgun sequence DNA harbors:
- the LOC127425188 gene encoding stathmin-2-like, protein MSKTAIAYKEKMKELSLVSLICSCLYPEARNNLMGEFEDMEVKPINKRASGQAFEVILKPPSPTSDGGYSITSPPKKRDLSLEDIQKKLEAAEDRRRSQEAEVLRALAEKREHEREVLLKAMEENNNFSRMAEEKLNMKMEQIKENRDAHLAAMLERLHEQEKHAQEVRRNKELREELTA, encoded by the exons ATGTCCAAAACTGCAATCG CATACAAAGAGAAGATGAAGGAGCTGTCCCTCGTCTCCCTCATCTGCTCCTGTCTCTACCCCGAGGCACGCAACAATCTGATGGGAGAGTTTGAAG ACATGGAGGTTAAACCCATTAACAAACGGGCTTCTGGCCAGGCCTTTGAGGTCATCCTTAAGCCACCCTCGCCCACGTCTGATGGAGGTTACAGCATCACTTCTCCTCCCAAGAAGAGGGATTTGTCCCTGGAGGACATCCAGAAGAAGCTGGAGGCAGCAGAGGACAGGAGGAGA TCCCAGGAGGCTGAAGTGCTGAGAGCTCTGGCTGAGAAGCGTGAGCACGAGCGGGAGGTCCTGCTGAAGGCCATGGAGGAGAACAACAACTTCAGCAGGATGGCGGAGGAGAAACTCAACATGAAGATGGAGCAGATCAAGGAAAACCGTGATGCCCACCTTGCAGCCATGCTGGAACGACTGCATGAGCAA GAGAAGCATGCTCAGGAGGTGCGCAGAAACAAAGAGCTGAGGGAAGAACTGACAGCATGA
- the LOC127425176 gene encoding hairy/enhancer-of-split related with YRPW motif protein 1 — MKRNHDFSSSDSELDENIEVEKESADENTGVNSPLGSMSPSTTSQVQARKRRRGIIEKRRRDRINNSLSELRRLVPSAFEKQGSAKLEKAEILQMTVDHLKMLHAAGGKGYFDAHALAMDYRGLGFRECLAETARYLSIIEGLDNTDPLRIRLVSHLNSYASQREAHSGLGHLAWGSAFGTPPGHLAHHLLLQQQQHQQGVPPPRSTSSPPSSNSSSPSSSSPSASSTKPHAPSRLNGTVITEAGQTRPLRVPPSASLPPGLTPLSASKLSPPLLTSLSSLSAFPFPLSAFPLLSPSSLAPATPSSSLGKPYRPWSMEIGAF, encoded by the exons ATGAAGAGAAATCATGATTTTAGCTCCTCAGACAGCGAGCTGGATGAGAATATTGAAGTGGAGAAGGAGAGCGCAGATGAAAACAC CGGTGTGAATTCTCCCCTTGGATCAATGTCTCCATCCACAACCTCTCAAGTGCAAGCGAGGAAACGTCGCAGAGGG ATCATTGAGAAACGCCGTAGAGACAGAATAAATAACAGTCTGTCTGAGCTGCGTAGACTAGTGCCAAGCGCCTTTGAGAAACAG GGCTCTGCTAAACTAGAAAAAGCAGAGATTTTGCAGATGACCGTGGATCATTTAAAGATGCTCCATGCTGCTGGTGGAAAAG GTTACTTTGATGCTCATGCACTGGCCATGGATTACCGTGGGCTGGGTTTCCGTGAGTGTCTAGCGGAGACAGCGCGTTACCTTAGTATCATCGAGGGACTGGACAACACTGACCCCCTCCGTATCCGGTTGGTATCCCACCTGAACAGTTATGCCTCCCAGAGAGAGGCTCACTCCGGTTTGGGTCACTTGGCGTGGGGCTCTGCATTTGGAACACCTCCTGGCCATCTGGCTCATCATCTTCTCCTGCAACAGCAGCAGCACCAGCAGGGGGTGCCACCCCCACGCAGCACCAGCAGTCCTCCATCCTCAAATTCTTCatcaccctcctcctcatctccATCTGCATCCTCCACAAAGCCGCATGCCCCCAGCAGGCTGAATGGTACAGTGATCACCGAGGCAGGGCAGACCAGGCCACTCAGGGTGCCGCCCAGTGCCTCCCTGCCCCCTGGGCTCACACCACTTTCTGCATCCAAGCTTTCTCCTCCCCTCCTGACGTCACTTTCGAGCCTGTCAGCATTTCCCTTCCCACTCAGCGCATTTCCTCTACTGTCCCCGAGTTCACTGGCCCCTGCAACTCCCTCCAGCAGCCTGGGGAAGCCCTACAGGCCTTGGAGCATGGAAATAGGGGCCTTCTGA